In Oncorhynchus masou masou isolate Uvic2021 chromosome 28, UVic_Omas_1.1, whole genome shotgun sequence, the DNA window aaattcttatttacaatgacagcctactctgGCCAAACTCGGACAATGCTGGAAAAATTGTGCGCCGCCATATGggcctcccaatcacggccggatgtgatacagcctggattcgaaccagagacTGTAGTGACGTCTCTTGTACtcttgccttagaccgctgcaccaggCGGGAGCGCAAAATACAGAAGGTGTTTAAAATAGAATAGATatgtgggctcctgagtggtgcagcggtctaaggtaagAGTACAAgagacgtcactacagtccctggttcgaatccaggcggtatcacatccgaccgtgattgggagtcccatacggCGGCGCACATTTGGTCCAGCATCGtccggggtaggtcgtcattgtaaataagaatttgtttttaactgacttgcctagttaaataaaggttaaaaaaacattTGTAATTGCAATATTTGCAATGCAGTTTATTGGGAGATTTATGAAGTTTGAATCTATCAATCATTTTTAATGGATTAATGGatcgtaaaaaaataaaaagtatgtgtgtgttgtgtttttacCTGTAACAACCTGCTCGGGTTGAGTACAGAGAGGCGTCAGGGGAGCAGTGCAGTCGTTGTCGTAATCGCCAGATGCTCGGAAATTATGAATGCCCTTCAGAGACTGCAATGAGTCATGACGGGAAACACAATCAGGGAGTGAACATTGCATTAAAAGTATACAGCGACACACAGGCCTCACTGAATCCTGCTTTTTTTCTGTTATATTTTTTACAGTAATTCTATGTCTATTTAATATGAACATATCCATTACTCATATACAAACCCTGTTGTTCAACTTCAGCTATGCTGCTTACCCATTTGTTGACGGTGGACTTGGTGGTGGAGACCCAGAGGGCCGTGGGGGGGTCTGCCGAGCGGTCCAGCTCCATCTGAACCAGGGAGACAAGAGGTCATTCAGGTAGGAAAACTGTGATGGGTAAATGTGTTGTTGACAGAAACACTTAAGGATGACTTCACCTTGATAGTACTTGCTGATTATCTTTAAGATTTCTCATTAATGCGTTCCTGACTCTACTAATTATTATACTAGCGTACTTTCTTGTATACAACAgtcttaaaaaaaacatttgagttAATGTTACAAAATACTGAAGTCCAACAAACATCTAGGCCTAATATCTACAGGTTACAACCTTTTCAACTACGTTTCCCATCATGCCGTCGGCAAGGCTTATCGCAGTAACGCCACCCCTTTCACCTTGAGGACTGGTGCTTTCTCCTCACAGATGAGAACGCGGAGGTCTGGATTCCTCAGGTCGGTGCAGTAGATCTTGCGGTCGCGACCGCCGGAGTAGACATGCGTGAAGGCTTCATTGACCTGCAGGGCCCACACGCCCTCATCGTGCACCCGGTAGGTAGCGATGCACCGCTGCTGCCCCAGCGACCACAGACGGATGGTCCCGTCTGAGCTGCCCGAGAGACACTGGGGGAAAAAGCAGATGTAACATTAGGAATTACAACATTTTCAAAATGTTCACAAAAATGTCCGGGTTGTTCGAAATCCAAGTTGAAAATTTCCAGGTAAGAGGCTTCCCTCGCAGCTTATTGCCAGCAGATTCCAGAAATGACTGAAAAAGTCCTCTCCCTCCTATGAAGCATAAGAGTGCCATCGCAGCTGACATTTTTAAGGGTGAGGAATGAGATGAGATTTCTAAGAGCCATCCGTACCTGAGTGCCATCCCTGTTTAGCAGTAATGATTTAACGTTGTCTGTGTGACCTTTCAACTTCATCAGCTTGGCACAGGTTCGAGGATCCCAAACTCTCAGCACCTGTAGCAGGACACATTCACTCTATGAGGTATATGAAAACACAGGTTTAGGTTTTTGTTGGTGGCCCACTCTTTGTTCTTAGACACATCTTACTTTAGAACATGGAGGTGAAGTAACAGGTTCAGTTAGCTGGAAGTATATCAATGTCATCACACCACTAGAAACATTACAACTATATCAATACAAATGTGATTTAAGAACCCACCTTTTCAGTGGACCCTGACACAATGACGGTGCCCATCTGATTCATAGCCAGACTGTAGATGGAGTCTTTGTTCCCACTCAGTGAGGAGGCTGGGAGACGACAACAACAGCATAGTTACCACAACACTCAGGTCTGTCTCACCAGTCTACTCGTCAGTAACCAGGAAATTCCCACTGAGACACAGTGTATTTTACATATTTAAGATATCCATCCTTCAAATTGATGTGTACTACAGAAACAAGAACATTGTCTTCAATGATGGTTCTCCAGATAGACATCTATCTCATGTCTTCATGCCAAGTAGTGCAGTGAACATTTACAATACTCAGTCTAGGATATGCCTGTGACATAATATagctgggtcatgttcattagggcaagCAATGGAAAACACTTTATGCAACAGGAAAAGAAAATTATCGtttccaggtagtccctccctgtttcagttccTTTCCTTCAGTTCGGTGCCCAATgtctgaacaggacccagatgAGAGAGCATACTCACTGGTGACAGTATTATTGGAGGCGGTCAGTGCCGTTAGTGTGTTGACATCCCATAGAAAGATCTGTCTGTCCAGCCCTGCTGAGGCCACCAGTTCCTTGTCCTTGGCATAGGCTAAGGCTTTGACATAGTCCTGTACAGACACAACCATAGGGGGTTACATCAATCTGATGGCAAGTCAGTGCATTTGAGTAAGATTTTGGTTCTGATTGTGCTTCAGCCTATACCTTGAAATGTGCATGCTAACTCTAATGTAGCAGTAACGTTATGTGTATGTACCTTAAGTTTGGCCTTTGTGATGATTTTGGAGCTCAGTATTACATACCTTATGTGTTCGCAATGTGGACATGCAGAATCCCTTATGTGCATTCCAGACTTTCACTGTGGTGTCTGAGGAAGCAGATATCACTGGAATACAGAGTAAAAATGTGTCTTTATTTTTCAGACACAGGATAACTAGGAACAGACAATATGCTattaaaaacatacattttcaaaggcaaaaaaaacaacaactatttATATCAATGGCTTGCAGGCttaagtaactgtccagtgtttccagatttctatgaaatatgacctataattaatgACAATACGAGTGAAATAGTTTCCCTTCCAAACAAATTGTAATTAAGtatgttaaaaagcagctttctgtgttggaatggtgtgggcatactGTATACTGGTCATTAATAATATTAATGTgagtagaccgctgattggccagctcaggAGGATGACGACATCCTCTATGACAAAATATAAAGTATTTTTGAAATGGTCTGTTTGAGGTACAAGTGaggtattttattatttatttatttttaagtgtttttttatgctttggccacaaatacgagTATAGGATGAGtaaacaacattatttgggtaggAGTTAACAGAACACTcacttttaaaagtgagattttccCTGGACATATAGGAGTAAATATCCATAAACAGAGTTTTGCCAATTTGCACGTGATGGAAACATCCTAAAGTCTGGTTGCTTTTCAGTGATAATTCTTTAATAAAAATATGCACTTTACATTTAACCCCTTCAGCTCTGGATTAATACATTACACTGACTCACATGTCTTCCCATTGCAACAGAGGACGATGTCATTGACCCAATCTGTGTGGTGTTCCATGGATGCAATGTACGGGTCCTGCTGCAATAAAGAGAGTTTACTCTGCAAAATCAGTGGGTTTATGCAAGTATTCTATGACAATCAATTACAATAACAGCACAACAAATAGGTCTGGATATTTTCATTTGAACATTGACCATAGGCATTGGTCTGTACATCTATGCATCTAAAACATTAGCTCTTTCTCAATTAATCTTTCCTCAACACCTTTAACATCACCTCTCTTCGCCTCCTTCACAAAAAAGGGGAGGGACCTTGGACCGTCTCCTCCAATACAGTTGAGAAGGAGACGATAGGATGTCAGGAATCAAGAAAAGATGAGCGATAGAGCCATCAAAACCACAGTGTGACCTTGAGGGAGAGGGGTCGTGATGATAATATGGCATTCTGCCAGGTGGAGTGTTTAGGTGACGGACAGGTTACCTTGTGCTGGTTGACGCTCCATATCCTAATAATGGAGTCTCGGCCAGCCGTGAAGAGGCGGTTCAAGGCCGGGTCGAGCTGCAGAGCGTTCACCCCATTGCGGTTATACTTCTCCACCTCATCCCGAATCACATAGGACACCTGCAGAGAGAACTGGATATGAGTGCACTTTGAACCATATTACAATATAATGAAGATAGATTGGTGTTGTTTCTGGTGAATCCTTGCCATTGTCCTGTATACCTATAATAACATATAGGCACTGGTGTTGAAACCTTTCGAGTGCCATATATGGCTTGTAAACACTGTTCATGTATATCGGTCAAGGATATCTGTTGAAATGGATGATGCTACAGCAGGGAGTGTCAGGTGAGTCCTGGAAATACTAGCCCTTCATCAccactctcagttccattacacatAAGAGTCATTGGACAAAGGTCCCTTCTGTAGGAGGGAGTTTTGTTAAGAACCCCGACACTCAATCTGAACATTAACACACATCGCTTGCAGTACGGTATTGGAGAATTCAGCGACAATTATATCAGCGAGAATTAATAATAATAGAAAAATAGTTGATAGGTTTAACCTTGATAGGTTTAGTGCTCCCACACAGCCATATCTCTGTGTTACAGCGCTTGTTTAAAGAAAACAGACAAGACGAGGTGACCGCCTGtgctaattaagcaataaggcccaagagGGTGTcagtataccacagctaagggatgTTCTCACGCACGACGCAAAGTGgaatgcctggatacagcccttagccgtggtatattgaccatattctacaacccccaaggtgccttattgctattataattagagc includes these proteins:
- the LOC135517296 gene encoding WD repeat-containing protein 48 isoform X4 is translated as MATLHRQNAAGRRKVQVSYVIRDEVEKYNRNGVNALQLDPALNRLFTAGRDSIIRIWSVNQHKDPYIASMEHHTDWVNDIVLCCNGKTLISASSDTTVKVWNAHKGFCMSTLRTHKDYVKALAYAKDKELVASAGLDRQIFLWDVNTLTALTASNNTVTTSSLSGNKDSIYSLAMNQMGTVIVSGSTEKVLRVWDPRTCAKLMKLKGHTDNVKSLLLNRDGTQCLSGSSDGTIRLWSLGQQRCIATYRVHDEGVWALQVNEAFTHVYSGGRDRKIYCTDLRNPDLRVLICEEKAPVLKMELDRSADPPTALWVSTTKSTVNKWSLKGIHNFRASGDYDNDCTAPLTPLCTQPEQVVTGGASIIQCHILNDKRHILTKDTNNNIAYWDVLKACKGEDLGKMEFDEEIKKRFKMVYVPNWFSVDLKTGMLTITLDESDCFAAWVSAKDAGFSSPDGSDPKLNLGGLLLQALLEYWPRTHINPMDEETEMNHMNGEHESRIQKGNGYFHVPPHTPVIFGEAGGRTLFRLLCRDSGGETESMLLNETVPQWVIDITVDKNMPKFNKIPFYLQPHSSSGAKTLKKDRLSASDMLQVRKVMEHVYEKIINLDNESQTGASANNDKPSEQKEEEDVAVLAEEKIELLCQDQVLDPNMDLRTVKHFIWKSGGDLTLHYRQKST
- the LOC135517296 gene encoding WD repeat-containing protein 48 isoform X1, which encodes MATLHRQNAAGRRKVQVSYVIRDEVEKYNRNGVNALQLDPALNRLFTAGRDSIIRIWSVNQHKQDPYIASMEHHTDWVNDIVLCCNGKTLISASSDTTVKVWNAHKGFCMSTLRTHKDYVKALAYAKDKELVASAGLDRQIFLWDVNTLTALTASNNTVTTSSLSGNKDSIYSLAMNQMGTVIVSGSTEKSECVLLQVLRVWDPRTCAKLMKLKGHTDNVKSLLLNRDGTQCLSGSSDGTIRLWSLGQQRCIATYRVHDEGVWALQVNEAFTHVYSGGRDRKIYCTDLRNPDLRVLICEEKAPVLKMELDRSADPPTALWVSTTKSTVNKWSLKGIHNFRASGDYDNDCTAPLTPLCTQPEQVVTGGASIIQCHILNDKRHILTKDTNNNIAYWDVLKACKGEDLGKMEFDEEIKKRFKMVYVPNWFSVDLKTGMLTITLDESDCFAAWVSAKDAGFSSPDGSDPKLNLGGLLLQALLEYWPRTHINPMDEETEMNHMNGEHESRIQKGNGYFHVPPHTPVIFGEAGGRTLFRLLCRDSGGETESMLLNETVPQWVIDITVDKNMPKFNKIPFYLQPHSSSGAKTLKKDRLSASDMLQVRKVMEHVYEKIINLDNESQTGASANNDKPSEQKEEEDVAVLAEEKIELLCQDQVLDPNMDLRTVKHFIWKSGGDLTLHYRQKST
- the LOC135517296 gene encoding WD repeat-containing protein 48 isoform X2, producing the protein MATLHRQNAAGRRKVQVSYVIRDEVEKYNRNGVNALQLDPALNRLFTAGRDSIIRIWSVNQHKDPYIASMEHHTDWVNDIVLCCNGKTLISASSDTTVKVWNAHKGFCMSTLRTHKDYVKALAYAKDKELVASAGLDRQIFLWDVNTLTALTASNNTVTTSSLSGNKDSIYSLAMNQMGTVIVSGSTEKSECVLLQVLRVWDPRTCAKLMKLKGHTDNVKSLLLNRDGTQCLSGSSDGTIRLWSLGQQRCIATYRVHDEGVWALQVNEAFTHVYSGGRDRKIYCTDLRNPDLRVLICEEKAPVLKMELDRSADPPTALWVSTTKSTVNKWSLKGIHNFRASGDYDNDCTAPLTPLCTQPEQVVTGGASIIQCHILNDKRHILTKDTNNNIAYWDVLKACKGEDLGKMEFDEEIKKRFKMVYVPNWFSVDLKTGMLTITLDESDCFAAWVSAKDAGFSSPDGSDPKLNLGGLLLQALLEYWPRTHINPMDEETEMNHMNGEHESRIQKGNGYFHVPPHTPVIFGEAGGRTLFRLLCRDSGGETESMLLNETVPQWVIDITVDKNMPKFNKIPFYLQPHSSSGAKTLKKDRLSASDMLQVRKVMEHVYEKIINLDNESQTGASANNDKPSEQKEEEDVAVLAEEKIELLCQDQVLDPNMDLRTVKHFIWKSGGDLTLHYRQKST
- the LOC135517296 gene encoding WD repeat-containing protein 48 isoform X3, which encodes MATLHRQNAAGRRKVQVSYVIRDEVEKYNRNGVNALQLDPALNRLFTAGRDSIIRIWSVNQHKQDPYIASMEHHTDWVNDIVLCCNGKTLISASSDTTVKVWNAHKGFCMSTLRTHKDYVKALAYAKDKELVASAGLDRQIFLWDVNTLTALTASNNTVTTSSLSGNKDSIYSLAMNQMGTVIVSGSTEKVLRVWDPRTCAKLMKLKGHTDNVKSLLLNRDGTQCLSGSSDGTIRLWSLGQQRCIATYRVHDEGVWALQVNEAFTHVYSGGRDRKIYCTDLRNPDLRVLICEEKAPVLKMELDRSADPPTALWVSTTKSTVNKWSLKGIHNFRASGDYDNDCTAPLTPLCTQPEQVVTGGASIIQCHILNDKRHILTKDTNNNIAYWDVLKACKGEDLGKMEFDEEIKKRFKMVYVPNWFSVDLKTGMLTITLDESDCFAAWVSAKDAGFSSPDGSDPKLNLGGLLLQALLEYWPRTHINPMDEETEMNHMNGEHESRIQKGNGYFHVPPHTPVIFGEAGGRTLFRLLCRDSGGETESMLLNETVPQWVIDITVDKNMPKFNKIPFYLQPHSSSGAKTLKKDRLSASDMLQVRKVMEHVYEKIINLDNESQTGASANNDKPSEQKEEEDVAVLAEEKIELLCQDQVLDPNMDLRTVKHFIWKSGGDLTLHYRQKST